A genome region from Methanotorris formicicus Mc-S-70 includes the following:
- a CDS encoding metallophosphoesterase, translating into MRIIGFTDLHEKFINFDKILNYKPDIILISGDITHFGRNLRIIDLLRGVNEKVKVLTVPGNCDTKEAIEKLNKYNLNIDEECVEINGIKFVGIGGSNRTPFNTPNEYEDEELFNKFLKGIKNIDKNTLKNNFILVSHAPPKDTMADRVGDLHVGSESVRKIIEEHQPTLCACGHIHESRCIDKIGETLIVNPSPDAFFVFDTKTKYLEIMEL; encoded by the coding sequence ATGAGAATAATTGGTTTTACTGATTTACATGAGAAATTCATAAATTTTGATAAAATTTTAAACTATAAACCAGATATTATATTAATTTCGGGAGATATAACTCACTTTGGGAGGAATTTGAGAATAATTGACCTTTTAAGAGGTGTTAATGAAAAAGTTAAGGTCTTAACAGTTCCAGGAAATTGTGACACAAAAGAAGCAATAGAAAAACTAAACAAATACAACCTAAACATTGATGAAGAATGCGTTGAAATCAATGGAATAAAGTTCGTTGGAATTGGGGGAAGTAACAGAACTCCATTTAATACACCAAATGAATATGAAGATGAAGAGTTATTCAACAAATTTCTAAAGGGAATAAAAAACATTGATAAAAATACACTAAAAAACAACTTCATCTTAGTTTCCCATGCTCCACCAAAGGATACAATGGCTGATAGAGTTGGAGATTTACATGTAGGAAGTGAAAGTGTAAGGAAAATTATTGAAGAACATCAACCAACCCTCTGCGCATGTGGGCATATCCATGAGAGTAGGTGTATAGATAAGATTGGAGAAACTTTAATTGTAAATCCATCTCCAGATGCATTTTTTGTGTTTGATA
- a CDS encoding class III signal peptide-containing protein, with protein sequence MKLVKKLMSKRGQVSMEIGILVAAAVAVAAIVAYYYTTRVKESAKSAGEQANATVNKLGEVAENATGKLPTI encoded by the coding sequence ATGAAATTAGTAAAAAAATTAATGTCTAAAAGAGGGCAAGTTTCAATGGAGATTGGGATCTTAGTTGCAGCAGCAGTTGCAGTCGCTGCTATAGTAGCATACTACTACACAACAAGAGTTAAAGAGAGTGCAAAGTCAGCAGGAGAACAGGCAAATGCAACTGTAAACAAATTAGGAGAAGTTGCAGAGAACGCAACAGGCAAACTACCAACAATCTAA